The nucleotide sequence GTGGTCACGCCCGCGAGGTGCAGCACCACGCTGGGCGGGGCACTCTCGGCGCGGCGAAGGTTCAGCCAGCCCCGCGTCTGCACGTACACCCGCTTGAGCGCCAGCACCTGCGCCGGGTCGCCCAGCACGTAGAGCTTGACGCCGCCCTGAACGCCGTGCGGCCCCAGCAGGTGCCCCAGCCGGGTGGTGCCCTGCGGACCTTCCAGCGGCGTGGTCATGCCTTGCGCGGCGCGTCGAGGTCCACGTTCACGCGCTCACGGGGGTCGCCTGCCGCACGGACCAGGGTGCGAATCGCCTGAATCACCCGGCCCTGTCTGCCGATCAGTCGGCCTTCCTCGCCGGGGGCCACCCGCACGAGCACCGTCGGGCCGCGCCGACTCACGCGCACCAGCGAAGGCTGGTCCACCACGCTCTGCGCCAGAAAAAGGGTGAGGTCTGCGGGGTCACTGTTCATGGCGGGCATTGTAGACCAGCCGCCCGCGCCATCTGCCCGCCGCCAGGGGGGGCGGAACCCCGGGGGAACGCCGAAAGCCGGGCGGCAACTCGCGCTGCGGCCCGGCAGGTGTTCCGTGGCGTTTCATACGGATTCCGATTGAATCTGGTAGTTTCAGATTCAATCCGACTTGCAAAGCTGCGCAGCAGAGCGGAGGCGAGTAGGAAAAAATACGGATTCTGCGATATGGATGCACAGGCGGCGCCTTCCCGACTGTGCAGGAATTAAGCGGAATCCGTATCAGGAGTGCTTCAGGGCTTCAGTGGCCCGGCAGCCCGCCGCGCCGCTGAAGGTCCTCGGCAATCTGGACGGCGTTGAGCGCGGCGCCCTTGAGGAGCTGGTCGCCCGCGACGAACAGGTCGATGCCGCCGCCGAACACGAGGCTCTGGCGAATGCGGCCCACTTCCACGTCGTACTTGCCGCTGGCGGTCAGGGGCATGGGGTAGAGCTTCTGGTCGGGGTTGTCGCGCACTTCTACGCCTGCCGCCGTTGCCAGAAGTTCGCGGATGTCTTCGGGGGTGGCAGGCCGCTCCAGTTCCAGCGTGATGGCTTCGCTGTGGGTGCGCAGCGTGGGAATACGCACGGCGGTGCAGCTGATGAGCAGGCTTTCGTCCCCCAGAATCTTGCGGGTTTCCCAGGCGACCTTCAT is from Deinococcus wulumuqiensis R12 and encodes:
- a CDS encoding KH domain-containing protein, translating into MNSDPADLTLFLAQSVVDQPSLVRVSRRGPTVLVRVAPGEEGRLIGRQGRVIQAIRTLVRAAGDPRERVNVDLDAPRKA